The proteins below are encoded in one region of Gambusia affinis linkage group LG07, SWU_Gaff_1.0, whole genome shotgun sequence:
- the tada3l gene encoding transcriptional adapter 3, which yields MTLRSCLYTLQTPLSIQWFFPSWTPFTDAADRLPTPPPDSIMSELKDCPPLKYYDFKPVEHVKLCPRYTAVLGRSEDDGIGIEELDTLQLELETLLSSASRRLRALEEQRQILTDWQDKKGDKRFLKPSKDPDPAAPVRHKPKKQKLDGKGGHGPGPGPGRPKSKNLQPKVQEYEFTDDPQDIPRTPKNDAPNRFWASVEPYCADITNEETRLLEELLKPPEDEAEYFKIPALGKHYSQRWAQEDLLEEQREGARANDKKKSIMGGPLSELDAKDVDSLLKKSESQHESPEDGCPFGPLTQRLLQALVEENIISPMEDSPIPDMSGKDANDGAGTSPRSQGKAYSVPHTRSLEARIKEELIAQGLLDSEERPGQGGDLEDEVLAELQKRQAELKALIAHNRARKQELLRLAKEEMRKQELRQRVRVADNEVMEGFRRIMAARQKKRTPTKKEKDQAWKALKERESILKLLDG from the exons ATGACGTTACGAAGTTGTTTATATACGTTACAGACACCCCTCTCAATACAATGGTTTTTCCCATCATGGACGCCGTTCACTGACG CCGCGGACAGACTCCCAACGCCACCGCCGGACAGCATCATGAGCGAGCTGAAGGACTGTCCCCCGCTTAAATACTACGACTTCAAGCCCGTGGAGCATGTGAAGCTGTGTCCCCGCTACACTGCGGTGTTGGGCCGCTCAGAGGACGATGGCATCGGCATTGAGGAGCTGGACACCctgcagctggagctggagaCCCTGCTGTCCTCAGCCAGCCGCCGCCTGCGGGCCCTGGAGGAGCAGAGACAG ATCCTCACAGACTGGCAGGACAAAAAGGGAGACAAGCGTTTTCTGAAGCCGAGCAAGGACCCAGATCCTGCAGCCCCAGTCCGCCACAAACCCAAGAAGCAAAAACTGGACGGCAAGGGAGGGCACGGGCCGGGCCCAGGACCCGGCAGACCCAAATCCAAAAACCTGCAACCGAAAGTTCAAGAATATGAGTTTACAGATGATCCGCAAGATATCCCCCGCACTCCGAAAAACGACGCTCCCAACAG GTTCTGGGCGTCAGTTGAGCCGTATTGCGCGGATATAACCAATGAAGAGACCCGACTGCTGGAGGAGCTTCTGAAACCTCCAGAGGACGAGGCCGAGTATTTCAAA ATTCCTGCGTTGGGGAAACACTATTCCCAGCGGTGGGCTCAAGAAGACCTGCTGGAGGAGCAGAGGGAAGGGGCACGAGCCAACGACAAGAAGAAGAGCATCATGGGAGGGCCGCTGTCAGAACTGGATGCTAAAG ATGTCGACTCGCTGCTGAAGAAATCCGAATCTCAGCACGAATCACCAGAAGACGGTTGTCCCTTTGGTCCGCTCACTCAGCGTCTGCTTCAGGCCCTTGTAGAG GAGAACATTATATCCCCCATGGAGGATTCTCCAATACCGGACATGTCAGGAAAGGACGCGAATGATGGAGCTGGGACTTCCCCTCGAAGTCAGGGAAAAGCTTACAG TGTTCCTCACACACGTTCCCTGGAGGCGCGGATCAAGGAGGAGCTGATAGCTCAAGGGCTTCTGGACTCGGAGGAGCGACCCGGACAAGGAGGAGACTTGGAGGACGAGGTCCTCGCCGAGCTGCAGAAGAGACAAGCAGAACTCAAAGCCCTAATTGCCCACAACAGAGCCAGGAAGCAGGAGCTGCTCCG GTTGGCAAAAGAAGAGATGCGCAAGCAGGAGCTGAGGCAGAGAGTGAGGGTGGCTGATAACGAGGTGATGGAGGGTTTCCGGCGCATCATGGCCGCCAGGCAAAAGAAGCGCACACCGACCAAGAAGGAGAAGGATCAGGCCTGGAAAGCTCTGAAGGAGAGAGAAAGCATTCTCAAGCTATTGGATGGATAA
- the arpc4l gene encoding actin related protein 2/3 complex, subunit 4, like, with translation MTATLRPYLNAVRATLQAALCLENFSSQVVERHNKPEVEVRSSKELLLQPVVISRNDKEKVLIEGSINSVRVSIAVKQADEIEKILCHKFMRFMMMRAENFFILRRKAVEGYDISFLITNFHTEQMYKHKLVDFVIHFMEEIDKEISEMKLSVNARARIVAEEFLKNF, from the exons ATG ACGGCGACTCTGCGCCCTTACCTGAACGCTGTGAGGGCCACCCTGCAGGCAGCCCTCTGCCTGGAGAACTTCTCCTCTCAGGTGGTGGAGCGTCACAACAAGCCCGAGGTGGAGGTCAG GAGCAGTAAGGAGCTGCTTCTCCAGCCCGTGGTGATCAGCCGTAACGACAAGGAGAAGGTTCTCATCGAGGGGTCCATCAACTCCGTCAGAGTCAGCATTGCCGTCAAGCAg GCTGATGAAATTGAGAAGATTCTTTGCCACAAATTCATGCGGTTCATGATGATGAGAGCTGAGAACTTCTTCATTCTGAGGAGGAAAGCAGTCGAG GGATATGATATTAGTTTCTTGATCACCAACTTCCACACGGAGCAGATGTACAAACACAAGCTGGTGGACTTCGTCATTCACTTCATGGAGGAGATCGACAAGGAGATCAGCGAGATGAAGCTGTCCGTCAACGCCAGGGCCCGTATCGTCGCCGAAGAGTTCCTCAAGAAC TTCTGA